Proteins from a genomic interval of Candidatus Nomurabacteria bacterium:
- the radC gene encoding DNA repair protein RadC, producing the protein MSLTNSYKFIDHDITLAHSDIPSGHYTIKVRDLPIEQKPREKLATLGAKYLTVAELVAVLLGTGTRKEEVMSMAQRILREYGEKALTSELSPKKFAELVEIPIGKASQIVAALEIGRRFFSEKYGKPAYIKTPAQAYKHLKVISYGKKEQLRALYLNSRYQIIHDEIISVGSLTSNIVHPREVFQPAIEQGAIAVLIAHNHPSGTLEPTEADIQTTKQLVEAGNVLGVELIDHLVVTNEGFSSVLVHIKNND; encoded by the coding sequence GTGTCTCTTACTAACTCCTACAAATTCATAGACCATGATATCACACTAGCCCACAGTGATATCCCTTCTGGTCACTACACAATAAAAGTTCGTGATCTTCCTATCGAGCAAAAACCTCGAGAAAAACTTGCTACTCTTGGTGCAAAATATTTAACAGTTGCTGAGCTTGTAGCTGTTCTTTTAGGTACGGGAACTCGTAAAGAGGAGGTAATGTCTATGGCGCAGAGAATCTTAAGAGAGTATGGAGAAAAAGCTTTAACTAGTGAGCTAAGCCCAAAAAAATTTGCTGAGCTAGTAGAGATACCAATCGGAAAAGCATCACAGATTGTTGCAGCGCTTGAGATTGGTAGAAGATTCTTTAGCGAAAAATATGGCAAGCCAGCTTATATTAAAACTCCGGCTCAAGCCTATAAGCACCTAAAAGTAATATCTTACGGAAAAAAAGAGCAGCTTAGAGCACTTTATTTAAATAGTCGGTATCAGATAATACATGACGAGATCATTTCTGTAGGCAGTCTAACATCTAACATAGTTCATCCGAGAGAGGTCTTTCAGCCAGCAATTGAGCAAGGAGCAATAGCTGTCTTGATAGCACATAACCACCCTTCCGGTACCCTAGAACCAACCGAGGCAGATATCCAAACCACTAAACAACTGGTTGAGGCCGGTAATGTCCTTGGCGTAGAACTGATCGACCACTTAGTAGTTACAAATGAAGGCTTTAGTAGCGTTTTAGTCCATATAAAAAATAATGATTAA
- a CDS encoding YebC/PmpR family DNA-binding transcriptional regulator, whose protein sequence is MAGHSKWAQIKRAKGVNDAKRGALFTRIGNQIAVAARAGTDPLFNPSLAAVIEKAKAANMPMSNIERAIKRVSDKNAAQLEEVLYEGYGPAGVAVMVECATDNRNRTYPEVKHAFSKFGGSIGEGGSVAFQFERKGVIVVKASGEDALLEVLEAGAEDANEEDDIIVAYTDPKDLHSVKLKLNEAGLETESAELSWEPKNHVPIDEEATQKLEKIIDALEELQDVVNVSHNAEA, encoded by the coding sequence ATGGCAGGACATAGCAAGTGGGCGCAGATAAAACGCGCCAAAGGAGTCAACGACGCTAAACGCGGAGCTTTGTTCACGCGTATCGGAAACCAAATCGCAGTTGCTGCTCGCGCAGGTACTGATCCTCTATTTAATCCATCTCTTGCCGCGGTGATTGAAAAAGCCAAGGCCGCTAACATGCCAATGAGCAACATTGAGCGAGCGATTAAAAGAGTTTCTGATAAGAATGCTGCTCAACTAGAGGAAGTTTTATACGAAGGCTACGGACCAGCTGGTGTTGCTGTAATGGTTGAATGCGCAACTGATAATCGTAATAGAACCTATCCAGAAGTTAAACATGCATTCTCTAAGTTTGGTGGCAGTATTGGAGAGGGCGGAAGCGTTGCTTTCCAGTTTGAAAGAAAAGGTGTAATTGTAGTTAAGGCTAGCGGAGAAGATGCGCTTTTAGAGGTACTAGAAGCTGGAGCTGAAGATGCTAATGAGGAAGACGACATTATTGTTGCATATACAGACCCGAAAGATCTGCACTCTGTTAAACTTAAGTTAAACGAGGCGGGCTTGGAGACTGAAAGTGCTGAGCTCAGCTGGGAGCCTAAAAATCATGTTCCTATTGATGAAGAGGCGACGCAGAAATTAGAAAAGATTATTGATGCTCTTGAAGAGCTCCAGGATGTGGTAAATGTAAGCCATAATGCTGAAGCTTAA
- a CDS encoding tRNA-dihydrouridine synthase, whose protein sequence is MIFKKKTVWDKLPKPFTVLAPMEAVTDTVFRRVVIKAGRPDLFFTEFTNAEGWNSKQGNHVVGRRLKFKKVEKPLIAQIWSSSPENVAKMAKDLKKLGFDGIDLNMGCPVKTATKHESGSALIRNPELAGKMIQAAKTGGLLVSVKTRLGYSKVEEWPEWLGFLLNQDIAALTIHARTKKEMSKVPAHHELFSKIVKLRDQISPNTLIIGNGDIMSKTEGLSLAKKHNLDGVMIGRGIFQNIYCFRDEPRSGTKEELIEMLNYHIQLFEEELKEHPEKKFEPLKRFFKIYIRDFDGAGDLRAKLMECKSLEEVKILLKTQM, encoded by the coding sequence ATGATATTCAAAAAGAAGACAGTTTGGGATAAGCTCCCAAAGCCGTTTACGGTTCTTGCCCCAATGGAGGCTGTAACGGATACAGTCTTTCGAAGAGTGGTGATTAAAGCCGGGCGTCCGGATCTCTTTTTTACAGAATTCACCAATGCCGAAGGTTGGAACTCCAAACAAGGTAATCACGTAGTTGGTAGGAGACTTAAGTTTAAGAAAGTAGAGAAGCCACTCATTGCCCAAATTTGGAGCTCTAGCCCAGAAAACGTCGCCAAAATGGCTAAAGACCTTAAAAAACTTGGCTTTGACGGCATCGATCTTAATATGGGTTGCCCTGTCAAAACTGCCACTAAGCACGAATCCGGCTCTGCATTAATTCGTAACCCAGAGTTAGCCGGCAAAATGATTCAAGCTGCAAAAACTGGCGGTCTTCTTGTTTCAGTCAAAACACGTTTAGGTTATTCAAAAGTAGAGGAGTGGCCAGAATGGCTCGGGTTCTTACTAAACCAAGATATCGCAGCGCTTACAATTCACGCAAGAACAAAAAAGGAGATGTCTAAAGTTCCCGCACACCATGAATTATTCTCAAAGATAGTTAAGCTTAGAGATCAAATATCTCCTAATACTTTGATTATCGGCAACGGTGATATTATGTCTAAAACAGAGGGCTTAAGCTTAGCTAAAAAACATAACTTAGATGGCGTAATGATCGGGCGTGGAATATTCCAAAACATCTACTGTTTTAGAGATGAGCCTAGATCTGGAACAAAAGAAGAGTTAATTGAGATGTTAAATTACCACATCCAACTTTTTGAAGAAGAGCTAAAAGAACATCCAGAAAAAAAGTTTGAGCCATTAAAAAGATTCTTTAAAATTTACATCAGAGACTTCGACGGCGCAGGTGATCTGCGGGCTAAACTCATGGAATGCAAAAGCCTAGAAGAAGTGAAAATCTTGCTTAAAACACAAATGTAA